One segment of Fructilactobacillus hinvesii DNA contains the following:
- a CDS encoding serine hydrolase domain-containing protein, whose translation MMPFERTQAQIQHMIADQVVPGVSYAFVTGVNVQNFIQGNQQLQPTQVPLRENQLYDVASLTKVMGTLPVMMQLIEQEKVGIDDSITNYLPEWKHPQVTIRHLLTHTSNIEGYIPNRNQLTMNQLRTALLDLDVGSDLGHKMHYQDVNYIFLGWIAGVVCGLPIQPLIKHMVLEPLGLIDSTFHPDSNRTVPTTYDEQTGTNRVGQVHDPKAQILGSDCGSAGLFSSLRDVTRFAQWMLQLTPPGKVYTPAMFAAMYTDQTPMQDGSRSFGWRLETYQGHRYIWQGGYTGTLIMLVPDRRSALVFLSNRVHPQVNETFMEERNRMMASYLAELFD comes from the coding sequence ATGATGCCATTTGAACGGACCCAAGCTCAGATTCAGCACATGATTGCGGACCAAGTTGTTCCGGGAGTCTCGTATGCCTTCGTGACGGGGGTTAACGTGCAGAATTTTATCCAAGGGAACCAACAACTGCAGCCCACCCAGGTCCCCCTTCGGGAAAATCAGTTGTATGATGTGGCTTCCTTAACTAAAGTGATGGGGACGCTTCCGGTCATGATGCAACTGATCGAGCAAGAAAAGGTCGGAATTGATGATTCAATTACCAATTATCTACCAGAGTGGAAACATCCCCAGGTGACGATTCGCCATTTGTTGACGCATACTTCTAATATTGAAGGCTATATTCCCAACCGCAACCAATTAACCATGAATCAACTCCGAACGGCGCTGTTAGACTTGGACGTTGGCTCTGATTTGGGGCACAAAATGCACTATCAGGACGTTAACTACATCTTTTTGGGGTGGATTGCCGGAGTGGTTTGTGGCTTACCAATTCAACCGTTGATTAAGCACATGGTCTTAGAACCCTTGGGTCTAATTGACTCGACGTTTCATCCGGACTCTAACCGAACGGTTCCGACCACATATGATGAACAGACTGGAACCAATCGGGTCGGCCAAGTGCATGATCCCAAGGCCCAGATTTTGGGGTCCGATTGTGGTTCAGCGGGCCTCTTTAGCTCGTTACGGGATGTGACCCGATTTGCCCAGTGGATGTTGCAATTAACGCCCCCGGGGAAGGTTTACACACCCGCCATGTTTGCGGCGATGTATACGGATCAAACGCCGATGCAGGATGGCAGTCGCTCCTTTGGCTGGCGCTTAGAAACTTATCAGGGCCATCGTTACATCTGGCAGGGAGGTTATACGGGAACCTTAATCATGCTGGTTCCGGACCGCCGCAGTGCCTTGGTATTTCTGTCCAACCGGGTGCATCCGCAGGTAAATGAAACTTTTATGGAAGAACGAAATCGGATGATGGCTAGTTATCTGGCTGAGCTATTCGACTAA
- the budA gene encoding acetolactate decarboxylase yields the protein MNQNLLYQHSTLADLTAGLFSGTMAVSELLKHGDTGIGTGDGLDGELIILNGTLYQVTSTGAVNVLQPDDQVPFATVNFANYQPEADYQNQSRDEMLQQIAARHPWNNLFYSFQLTGKFSFMKTRSVKKQTKPYPTLEQAANDQAMFEKHDVTGTMLGYYAPQLYNGVAVGGFHYHFLADDHDFGGHVLDFTVADAKLSMQSFTDLQEHFPATNPEFLNFDFAKHNDVASQIKNAEQ from the coding sequence ATGAATCAAAATTTATTATACCAGCATTCGACCCTAGCTGACTTAACTGCTGGTTTGTTTTCTGGAACAATGGCCGTTTCAGAACTGTTAAAACACGGTGATACCGGGATTGGAACCGGGGATGGCTTAGATGGAGAATTAATCATTTTAAACGGGACATTGTATCAGGTAACCTCCACTGGAGCCGTAAACGTCTTACAACCTGATGATCAGGTGCCATTTGCCACGGTGAACTTTGCTAATTACCAGCCAGAGGCGGATTATCAAAACCAGAGTCGCGATGAAATGTTACAACAAATTGCGGCTCGGCACCCGTGGAATAACTTATTTTACTCGTTTCAACTGACGGGAAAGTTTAGCTTCATGAAAACTCGTTCAGTGAAGAAACAAACCAAACCGTACCCAACGCTGGAACAAGCAGCTAATGATCAAGCCATGTTTGAAAAACACGACGTAACTGGAACGATGCTTGGTTACTATGCCCCGCAATTGTACAACGGAGTGGCGGTTGGTGGTTTTCACTACCACTTCCTTGCTGATGATCATGACTTTGGTGGGCATGTCTTAGACTTTACTGTAGCTGATGCTAAACTAAGCATGCAATCCTTTACCGATCTTCAGGAACATTTCCCAGCCACTAATCCAGAGTTTTTAAACTTTGACTTTGCAAAACATAACGATGTAGCTAGTCAAATTAAAAATGCGGAACAATAG